AGCCATTTTACTGTTTAGTAATATATCGGCAATTTGAGTTAACGTAGAATCTAAGGTAATTTCACCGTGTAGGGTTGGCGCACCACTCGTTTTACTATTTAACGCATCAATAACTGCCATTTTAAAAGCAGGATAGCCTTTATAACCTAGCTTTTGGGTGAATTTAACCACACTAGATTGACTTATTCCAATTACATTAGCTAACTCTTGTGATGATAAATCTCGTATTGCATTCGATGACTTTAATACAAAGTTAGCAAGTTTTAATTCACTTACTGAAAGAGATTTCTGAATAGCTTTTATTTTAAGAAGTGCTGACATTGTTACCTACGGTAATAAATTATTTTCAAACTTATATTATTATTTAATTAATAAGTCCTAATTACTAGTAAAAAATTATATAAGGCTGAAAATAACTAAAATATAAGTTATTAGAATTAAGAAATACCATTTAGGAATATTAATAATAATATATTTGTTTATTTTTGAAATACAGTAATAAAATATTTACTTTTATTACTGTTGTGATAAGTTAATCACACTGAATAAAAATTCTACATTTAAAAAGGTGACGGATTTTAAAACGAAATACTAAATTTAAATGTAAGCACAACACGTATTTAATTCTTATAATAATTAAGTTGGAGAAGTTAAACATGAAATTAAAAAAAATAGCACTTGTCATTGCAATGGGGCTGGGTGTATCCACATTCGCACAGTCTGCTAGCATAAAAGGGAATGTAACTACAGAAAGTTCAGGCCTCGCAGTTGGTGGCATTACGGTAACCGCTTCAAGTGAAAATATGCCGAAGCCTCGTACGGCAATCACAAACGCTGATGGTAGCTACAACTTACCGGCGTTAATTCCTGGTAATTACGAACTTACGTTTGTTTCTGCTGACGGAACAACACGTAGAATGAGTGTTGAAGTATTCCTAGACCAGTCAACAAAAGTAAATTTATTGCTTGAACCTGTTGAGAGAAATATTGAAGTTATTACCGTTACGGGTTCTTCAATTGTGCGTGAAGGTAATTCTTCATTAACTAACTCTATTGGTGCTGATGTTGTTGAAAGCGTGCCAATTGGTACGAACTACCGTGACTTAATGAAACTTATTCCAGGGGTACAATACTCTGAGAATACAGTTTTAGGTCCATCAGCAGGTGGTTCAGGCCGTGATAATAAATATGGTTTTGATGGCGTTGATGTATCGTTACCTATGTTTGGTACACTAGCCTCAGAACCGTCTACTCATGATGTGCAAAGTGTATCTGTTGACCGTGGTGGTGCTAAAGCTATCGGTTTTAACCGTTCAGGTGGCTTTTCAATTGATACTATTTCTAAATCAGGTACCAATGAATTTCATGGTAGCCTAGAGTACAAAATTCAAGATAAAAACTTTGTTGCTGATAAAGATGATATCGATGGTACATCGTATGATACCGACAAAACTTGGTTAATCGGGACTGTAAGTGGTCCTATTATTGAAGATGAATTGTTTTTTTATGGTTCATTTTATCAACCAGAAGAAGAACGCGTAAATAAAGAAACTGCTTATGGCGAAACAAAAGACTACAGCAGTGAACGTAAAGAATACTTTGGTAAATTAACCTATGCACCAATAGATGATTTATTACTAAACTTTAGTTACCGTACTTCAGAAAAAGAAAATCAAGGTGAGTCAATAGAGGCATTTGATGCAGATAGTACTTCAATGGGCTCAGTTGCCAATCAAGATATTTTAACGTTTGAAGGTTCATATCTTATTAATGATATGACAACCTTGAACTTTCAATACAGTGAGTTCTCTCTTGAAAGTGGTAGTTCTCCAGATAATTTATTAACAAATGTTAATCCAATAAAAGGTGCTCCGTTAGATTTAAATAATTTAGATGGTCTTGGTTTGTTTACTGTACCAAACCTTCAAGCTGACAACGAAGACTTTGACAGTGCCGGTGCTCAGGCATTAATTGACCAATATGGTTATACTGATGATGCTGGTGTCTTAACTGGTGGCGGCTCTATTGGTTCAGGCTCAACAATTGATGAATTAAATTATTACCGAGATATTTTTGAAATATCAATTGAGCATGAATTAGAGTTTGGCGCCACATACCATACTATTCATGCTGGCTTTAAATGGTCAGAAGGTACCGAGAAATTAAGTCGCGCCTCTAACGGTTGGGGTAGCATGAGTTACTTTGGCGGTGAAGAGTTATCAACTGATGGTACGCCAATTTATTATCGTGCGCTTACACAACAAATGAGTTTGGCAGATGGATCAGGTTCAGTAGTTCCTGAAATTGTATCGTCAAGTGAGAGCTTTAACTTTGAAATTAATGATTCAATAGAATACCGTGATTTTATCTTTGAAGTTGGTGTATTAATTAGTAAAGATGTTTTATATGGTCAAGGTCTTAAGAAAAATTCATCAAATGTATCTGGTTATGAACTTGCACCAGGTGAAAAATATGAAATGTATACTGTTGACTTTAAAGATATGATTCAGCCGCGTTTAGGTGCGACTTGGAATTATCAAGAAGATGCGTCTGTATTTGTCAATTACGCGAAATATAACCCCGAAGCTTCATCTTTAGCGCGTGCTGCTTCGTGGGCAAGAAATACCCGTGCAACCTTGAATGTTGATTTTGACGAAAATGGTGATTTCATTGAATCAACAGAAAGAGCAGGTTCTTCGGGTAAATTTTTCCAAGAAGGTATGACACCTCGTAGTATTGATGAATTCACCATTGGTGCAACTAAGTCAATGTCTAATAACCTATATGTACGTGGTCATATTCGTCATCGTAAAGGTGATCATTTCTGGGAAGATACAGCAAACACAGATCGCCTTTTAGGTAAATATGAAAGTCCATTTGGCGGCGTACCTGATCACATTGCAGAGAAAGGTCTTTATATTGAAAACTTAGACGCAATGCGCGCCGAAGTAGGTGGTTCATCATATGTTGTTGCTGAACTTGATGATGCTTTCACTAAGTACTGGGAAGTGAGCTTAGAAGCTGAATATTTTGGTGATAGAACTTACTTTAATGCCTCTTATGTGTGGAGTCATTATTATGGTAACTATGATCAAGATAACACGAGTGCAGATAGCGATGCTAACTTATTCATTGGCTCATCAAATCTTGCTGATGGCGCAGGTCGTCAAGTATGGGATGGTAAATACGGAACATTAAATGGTGATAAGCCACACGTATTTAAAGCCTACGGTTATTACACTACCGATTGGGAAGCGAATATTGGTGCCTATTTTGTTTACCAATCAGGTGATGTTTGGGAGAAGTGGGATGGTTCAGTATACGGTTACAGCAGTGATACAATTCGTTATGCTGAAACAGCTGGTAGTCGTCGTGAATCGAGCCATTGGCAAGTGGATTTAACTTATACTCAAAACTTTACTGTCTATGATAACTATATAGTTGAATTTTCAGCTGAATTATTTAACGTATTTGACAATCAAACAGGTTATGACTATGACCCGTATGCATCAAGTACCACGTTTGGTGAAGCACGTAGTTTAATTAACCCTCGCAGTCTACAATTATCAGCTAAAATTAGCTTTTAATTGAAAATCGAATGGTGAATCTTTAACGTTTTTAACTAGCGTTATTATTGAAATCCCCGTCATTAGATGGGGATTTTTCTTATTACTTTTTGATTGTTACTTTATGATTTTACAAAAAATAGAAATTTTAGCAGTGAATAGGCAAGTATTATGAATAACAGACTTTTTTCTTTTAATAGTAAAAACACCAAGTGTTCTTTAGTTGGACAGCTATTTGCGTGTGTCTTGTTATTGACTAGCTGCTCATCATTACCAATAAAATCGCTGCCATCACATAATTATAGTGAACGAATAAAGTTTTTAGTTATGCACTATACTGCCATTGATTACGAAAAATCAGTGCAAGCACTAGTAGAAAAAGGTCATGTAAGCTCACATTACCTTATCCCACAAACAAATGATGAAACCTATACTGAAAATGAATTAAATATTTACCAATTAGTGCCTGAATCACAACGTGCTTGGCATGCTGGTAAAAGTTATTGGCAAGGGCGTACCGAATTAAATGATCAATCTATTGGAATTGAAATTGTTAATGTACCGCAATGCCGAAAGTTAGCACAAGTTGCCGATGAAACGACAACCTATATACGAGAAAATAGCGAGAGTAAACTCTGTGTATTCCCCGATTTCGACCCGAAACAAGTCGAATTAATTATAAAACTCTCACAAGATATACTTAAACGTAACCCAGATATATTACCTACACAAATTGTTGGTCATTCAGATATTACCCCAACACGAAAAAACGATCCTGGTCCAAGATTTCCATGGCAACAACTTTATCAAGCGGGTATTGGTGCTTGGTATGAAACCGACACAGTGGATAAGTTCTGGCAAATATTCGAACAAGAAAAAGCAAATACTGGCCTTATTCAAGCGGCACTGAAAAGTTATGGTTACGGTGTGGTAGAAACAGGTGAATTAGACGCTCAAACACTAGATACCCTATCAGCATTTCAAATGCACTTTGTGCCCTGGAAAGTAACAGGTCAACCTGACTCAAAAACAGTGGCTACTATATTCGCCTTATTAGAAAAATATTTTCCTGAAAAAGCCACGGCTTTATTAAAACGATACAAGAGCGAGCTAACTGCTACCCCTGAAGTATTATTAACACAAAAACGTGGCCAAGTTGATCAACGTTTTCCTGAAATGGAACGAAGCACCCGAGCGTTGGTCAATGACCGTACTACATTCAAAAGCTATCGTGGATCAGGTGATATTATCATTGATAATAACGATGCGTTATCTGCAGATATCTATATTAATGGTCAAAAAATCAATATTAGAGAACGCATGGAAATAGGCGAACGATATCAATATAGCTTGAAGCGCCGTACTGTCAATGGTGTTAACACGTTAAAAGTTGATAATATTTTCCCTGAAGATGCGTCGTTAAATATTATCATTCCATTTCCAGAGCTTGAATTTAATAGTAAAAAACAAGACAAACGCTTTATCAATGTAGATAAACAAATTAATGCGGATATCGAACATGGCTTCCCCGGTGCAGCATTAATGGTTATTAAAGATGGTAAAGTAATCAAAAACACAGCTTATGGTTATGCACAAAAGTATGGTGATGGAGGAGAGTTATTATCTTCACCTTTACCAATGACAACAAATACCATTTTTGACATCGCCTCAAATACTAAAATGTTTGCAACTAACTTTGCTTTAATGAAGTTAGTGAGTGAAGGGCGTTTAGATACCAATAAATCACTGTCATATTATTTACCAGATTACAGCGGCTCAGGTAGAGAAACACGACGCGTTAAAGATTTACTCACTCATAGTGCAGGCTATGGCCCTCAAGTACGTTTTTTTGATGAAAATAATAAACTTGGTAAAGCTTTTTATTCTCAAAACAGTGATAAAACTAAGCAGCTTATTTTAACTAAAGTACCATTTTCAATGGGTAGGAATACTAAGCATATTTACAGTGATACTGACTTTATGTTACTGGGAATGTTAATTGAACGTATAACAGGGAAAAGCCTAGATCAATATTGTGAATTTGATATTTATCAGCCACTTGATTTACATAACACGTTATTTAATCCTTTAACTAAAGGTAAAAATAAAAAACAAATAGCGGCAACTGAAATTCATGGTACAACACGCGGTGGTCGCGTAGATTTTGATAATGTTCGTCGTTATGTTTTACAAGGTGAAGTGCATGATGAAAAAGCTTTTCATTCTTTTTCTGGTGTAGCAGGGCACGCAGGCGTTTTTTCAACAACGTCAGATATAGCCGTATTAATGCAAACACTTTTAAATAGAGGAGGCTATGGAAGTACGCAGGTTTTTGACCAGAGCGTATTAGACCAATTTATCAAACCCGCAGACACCGATGGTAGTTACGGTTTAGGTTGGCGTCGAAATAACAATGGTGCATTAAAATGGCATTTCGGGCCTTATGCTAGTCCATCAGCATACGGGCATACCGGTTGGACAGGCACAGTAACAGTTATTGACCCTGAACATGATTTAGCTATTGTATTACTCACTAACGCTAGACACAGTTTAGTAGAAGGTGATGAAACGCATTACACCTTTAAAGGAAAAGCATTTGAAACAGGGAAATACGGCAGCATCATCTCATTAGTTTATGAAGCTGTTTTAACAGGGAAATAGTTACCTGGTCTGTAGTTAATTAGTAAACAGTTAGTAAATAGCTAGCTACTAAACCGTTATTTAAAATAGCGATATAAGAAAAACTAGGCAAGAAAAGATAAGTAAGAAAAAATAACGTTACTTTTTTATTAAGTGGCGTTGAATCTTGTACAGTCAAGAGTCTGTTCCAAGGCTCTTGAGGTTAATTTTTAACTACAGAGTTTATGTGGTCTTTAGATTTATGTTTTCGGTAATAAGCTATTTTTCTAAACTAAACTGTATCCACCTTGCCTGATTGTAGTGGTCAACTAATTTTGTAAAGTTCATTACCACCAGACAATTTTTAACTTTCTATGTGCGGATTTTATATTATATCAACTAGCTTCTTCTTAAATTGGGCTTGAGTGTTAGCTCCTAATTTTTCCATTATTTTATACCAGTTTCATTAATTAAGTGAACAATTTTATACGTAGAAAAAATTGCCAAATACAAGGCATTTATTTCAATAACTAGTTGTTCTAATTATTAAATAAATAACGATGTAGTTGGTGATTTTAGCAAGTAGGAATGATCACATAGTTAGTGAGATTGGTATTAGTGCCGATTTTTTAAATGCTAACTCATAACTCATAACTTATTTAAGTTAACCTTTATGCTAGCTTCATTTTTACGCTGTTCAGCAATTGCTAAAAGCTCAAGATCTTCCATATGGTCCATCATAAATTCATATGTATTTGCTGGTATACAGTAAAATATAGGTCCATTTCTATTTAAAATAGCAATCGCTTCGCCATCTGCGCTTAAAGGAGCCTTGATTGGTTTAGCTTTTAATTCACTTATACTTACAGCTGCTTTTGTTAATATTCTAGTTGTCATACGATTTTAGGTACTTTAACGTGGCCATTAGTTAGGTCTAGTATGAGCAGTGAAATATAGCAAATCACTAAAAATGACAAAAAACAGTTGGTTGTTGATCGTATATCAGGCATTGTTATCAACCGTAATTAAACGCTTAAATGCCGTTATATTTAAATTTTTCAAAAAGTAAGGAGCACTTTTGAAAAAATTCACTAAATTATTTTTATTACCTTTAACACTGGTTATATCCTCTCAAACCTTTGCAAATGACAGTTTTACTTTTGGTTTAGGTGCAGGCACTTTATATAGTGGCCTTGGTATTAATGTAGGAATGCAGTCTAAAACAGATTTAAAGTATATTTCTGCGGGTTGTGTTAGTTATTCTTCTATTTATGGCGAAACTTGCGGTGTAGGCGCTGGTTGGATCACAACAGATATCTTTGACTTTCAAACTTCTAAGCATGGGGCAAGCTTTTATGTAGGTATTGTAGGAAGGAAATATGCTAACTTTGATCACAAAGCTATTTACGGGGCTGGCTTAGGCTACCATTACTTTTTTCGAGGCCTAGGTAATTCTGGCGCTAATATCGGTTTTACTATCACCGCTGGAAATGGAAGAGATGATATTGCTATGGGTGGTATGCTTCAGCTTGGTTATCAATTTTAAGAAAAAACTCATTAAAGAACAATTATTTGATTTTTTCGTATTGTAATCAACGATATTCGTCCGTTTAATACGGTGTTATACCTACCTCAGGAGGTTTTGGTTTGATTTCAGGCTATCGAATTAGTTACGATCTAAAAGATATGGATATTATTGCTATCAATCGTTTTATAGCGAACTCATATTGCGCTAAAGGTATCTCATTAGAGACAATGAAAAAGGCAATGAATAATTCATTGTCTTTTGGTGTTTTTAATAACTTATAATTACCTGGATAGTCGTTTTAATACTTTATTGGTGTTAGTGATAAGGCTGTTTATTTGAAACTATTAATAAGTGAATTCAACAACTAACAACCCTAGACAATTTAATATCATCAATAACACTGTTATATTTTGATTTTTTACGGTATATATATAGATGAATTAAAAATAAAATATTATTTCTTTTTTTCGAGGGATTTGATGGTATATTATCAAGGAACTTATGTTTTAGCTTTTACATTAAATCGAACTTATGCTCAAAAAAACACAACAAATCTATAAGTACCTTTTTCCGCGCCGACAATTATTAATTCGTCAAGATGGTGAAATTAAATATATTAGCGCTTCTGCTCGCCTGCAGTTTAGCCTGGTAATTGCTTTGGGAGTTTGTCTTGTTTGGTTAGCCTTTTCTAGTTTGGAATATTTTACGCTTAACGACAAAATATCATTAACTAAAAATAAGCTAGGTGAATCTCGAAACTCACTGAATCAATTGTCATTAACTTATCAAGAAAAACAAAACGCTCTGGTATTAAAACTAGAACAAGTGGAAAAACAGCAAAAGTTTTTACAAAATATTCTTGATTCAATGTCATTAGTACTACCAGAAAAAAACACTAGCCAAACAAGTCCTGATATAAAATCGTCTGAGATAATAAACACTGAATTGAAGATTGGAAGTGACAAACCTATAGCTAAATCGAGTCAGCAAACAGATGTTGTACTGGATAGCATAGAAAGCGTAAAAATTAGGCTGGAAAATATTATAAACTATCAGGTAAGTAGTAGGGTTCAGCTTGCTCAGCAAATTAGCCATCGACAACAAACGTTGACAAACGCTGTTTTGTCAACGGGGATCTCTCCTGATATGTTACTGGAAAATATGACGAGACAAGCACAAGGTGGGCCTTTAGGCGATCTAACTCTAGACACTATGTCTGCTGAAAATGAAGGTTTACTGAATAGGCTTGTCTCCCTGCTTAATCTTGAAGAGGCGCTTAGTAACGTTCCTCGAGCATTTCCAGCAAAAAAATATTACATATCGAGCCGTTTTGGTATTCGCAGTGATCCAATGATGACTCGTCCTGCAATGCATAAAGGCATTGATATGGCTGGTTGGCCTAAAACTAAAATATACTCACCTGCTAACGGTATTGTACGTCGAGCAGGCCGTAATGGCAGTTATGGCATTTTTATTGAAATTGATCACAAAAATGGCTTTACGACACGCTATGGCCATTTGCACAGCACCAAAGTAAAAAAAGGACAACAAGTTGATAAAGATGATATTATCGGATTAATGGGGAGCACCGGACGCAGTACAGGTACCCATTTACATTATGAAGTTATCTTCGATAAAAAGCAGATTAATCCAGTGAAATTGATAAGGGCTCTAACAGATGTTCTCTAAAATTATGTCGCCTAAAGTAAGCAAAGATACTAAAGTAGCCAAAGATACTAAAGTAACCAAAGATATTAAAGTGGAAACAAATATGAAAAAAACTTCAAGTAATGCTATTCCTTCAATAATCGGATCAGATGTAACTATCGTCGGTAATGTGTCAAGCCAAGGCGTAATGCAATTAGAAGGAAAAATAGAAGGTGATATCAATATCAATCATTTGACCGTAGGCAATGATGGTTGGGTTGAAGGCTCTATTGTGGCAGATGAAGCGATTATTAAAGGTAAAGTCGTAGGTACTATAAAGGCAAGAAAAGTTGTTCTTGAAAAAAGTGCTAAAGTGCATGGCGACATCCAACATGAAATTATCAGTATTGAAGAAGGCGCAGTAATTGAAGGTAGCTTCAACTCAACAAAGAAAAATGTTGTTGAAGTTTCTAAATTAAACGTAAATTAACCCAACACCCACTCTAATATTATCAAGTTACCTATTATGATGGGTTTGTATATCACCATTACAAACCTGAGTGATATATGGTAAAAATAGATAATAAGATAATAAGATAATAAGATAATTGGATTCACTTAATTATGAGTTTTTAGCTAAGCTTAATTACTCTATTTTAATCAAGAGCCTTTTATTTTAGTACCGCTATATTTGTATTTATGCAAATATAAAAGTACGTTCAACTAGTGAGAAGACATCTTCTGACTAAGCTCTTCAAAAAGTACCATCATATTTTTAGTTTGCAGCACTGCTAATTATGGAGTCAAAAGTTGTAATTAATTAGAGTTTTAATTAATTTAATTGACTTGAAAATCTACTCGGACGGCCGACTTTAGTTGGAAAGTTCAATCTTTTGACTAGAATTAAAGCACCAATTTAAAAAAGTATTTTGCTGATAACTACGGCTAAAAAAAATTATTAATTAAATTGATAGCTTATATTACCACTGTATTTCCCCGCGACTAATTACTTAGGTGCTCCGACGTTTAAGGTGAAGTTCCTTTTGATCTAAAAGTGTAGAATGTACGTATGTTTACTCTGTTGACAAATAAAGGGTACTCAATGAAATTATCTCAAGAAAGTGAATCAAGAATTATTGAAATGGCGTGGGAAGATAGAACGCCGTTTGAGGCGATAGAGCTACAATTTGGTTTGAATGAGTCTGACGTTATTCGCTTTATGCGTAGTCATTTAAAGTTGGGCAGTTTTAAACTTTGGCGTTCTCGTGTTTCTGGGCGTGCAACAAAGCATATAAAAATTCGCAGTGCCGATGTCTCTCGGGGGTATTGTCCTACTCAGTACAAGCATCGCTAAAAGAGTAGGTATTAAACAGGTATTAAGTTGCTATTTATTAGAGGGCTTAAAAGTAATAGTATTCTATTATTAAGCCCTTTCCTGTGAATTTATCACGCTATCTTAATGAATTTTTTATTTAATGCGCTTATTTTTGTATTAAATGCGTTAATTCAGATTTGAATATATGTAGTTAAGCTCTGGCAATATCAACCATTAAATCATCATCAATATTCTCTAAAGCATCGACCAGTGTATCAACATCTTTTGCTTTTATTGCAACGTGAGCTTTAGCATTAAATATTAATTGCCCTGTGTGAGCGGCACTGGTTTGTGAACTTACTAGTTTAATTAAGTTACCGCCTTGCAGATGAATAATAGACGAAATTTCTTGTACAATACCTGCTCTGTCATTAGCGGTTAACTCGAGTGTTAAGTTAGCGTTTACTTTTTCTGAAACTGAGTGAGCTATTTCAATTTGACAGTTTAAGCTTGCAATATTGTTAAGTGCTGTCACTAATGCTTGAGTGTTATCTACACTCACTGCAACTTCTATTACACCGGCAAAAAAACCAGATAAATGATGTAAGCTACTTACTTGCCAATTACCTTGATGCTCTTTAATAACATTAGACAAGGTGTCTACAATACCCGTTTGGTCTGCACCAATACATGAAATTACAATATGGTTCATAGGGATCCTTAAATACGGAGTTTGTGAATAATGATAATGTACTATACTCGGGAAAGTTGATTTAATTCTTTATCAAGTTGTTGACTGTCACCTAGATTTAACTCAATCAAGCGACGTAACAGGGTAATACTGTCTATATCGATAGCATCACAGTGTAACCCTATTTCGCTTTCTTGTTCGTGAACTACGATCATATGCATAGTAACTTTAGATTCACCGTCAGATAAAAAAAACGTTAGCGTGCCTAACTTTTCTTTGAGTGATTGTTTAGGCTCTACTAAAGTCACTAATGCACCTTTAAGAGATATATCGTGTATCGAGACCGGATAGCTATTATTTTCAATGTTTAGCTCTGCTTTAATTGAAAATAATACTCGGGTGAATTGTCGTCTATTGTCCATGTAAACTTATTATCGTTATGAATTATAGTTTCAGCATAGCTGTCTTTTAAACAAAAGGCACTTAAAGATACATGTTTAACGCATGTATCTTTAAGTGTGGTAAATATTTAACCTATTTTTTTATATTTGATACGGTGAGGCTCAATTGCTGCAGCACCTAATGTTTTCTTCAACCAAGCTTCGTAATCACTAAAGTTACCCTCGAAGAAGTTAATTTCACCTTCGTCGCGGTAATCTAAAATATGCGTGGCAATTCTATCTAAGAACCAACGGTCATGAGAAATAACCATAGCACAACCTGGGAACTCTAAAATAGCTTCTTCAAGAGCACGTAGTGTTTCAACATCTAAATCATTGGTTGGCTCATCTAA
The sequence above is a segment of the Colwellia sp. 20A7 genome. Coding sequences within it:
- a CDS encoding TonB-dependent receptor; this encodes MKLKKIALVIAMGLGVSTFAQSASIKGNVTTESSGLAVGGITVTASSENMPKPRTAITNADGSYNLPALIPGNYELTFVSADGTTRRMSVEVFLDQSTKVNLLLEPVERNIEVITVTGSSIVREGNSSLTNSIGADVVESVPIGTNYRDLMKLIPGVQYSENTVLGPSAGGSGRDNKYGFDGVDVSLPMFGTLASEPSTHDVQSVSVDRGGAKAIGFNRSGGFSIDTISKSGTNEFHGSLEYKIQDKNFVADKDDIDGTSYDTDKTWLIGTVSGPIIEDELFFYGSFYQPEEERVNKETAYGETKDYSSERKEYFGKLTYAPIDDLLLNFSYRTSEKENQGESIEAFDADSTSMGSVANQDILTFEGSYLINDMTTLNFQYSEFSLESGSSPDNLLTNVNPIKGAPLDLNNLDGLGLFTVPNLQADNEDFDSAGAQALIDQYGYTDDAGVLTGGGSIGSGSTIDELNYYRDIFEISIEHELEFGATYHTIHAGFKWSEGTEKLSRASNGWGSMSYFGGEELSTDGTPIYYRALTQQMSLADGSGSVVPEIVSSSESFNFEINDSIEYRDFIFEVGVLISKDVLYGQGLKKNSSNVSGYELAPGEKYEMYTVDFKDMIQPRLGATWNYQEDASVFVNYAKYNPEASSLARAASWARNTRATLNVDFDENGDFIESTERAGSSGKFFQEGMTPRSIDEFTIGATKSMSNNLYVRGHIRHRKGDHFWEDTANTDRLLGKYESPFGGVPDHIAEKGLYIENLDAMRAEVGGSSYVVAELDDAFTKYWEVSLEAEYFGDRTYFNASYVWSHYYGNYDQDNTSADSDANLFIGSSNLADGAGRQVWDGKYGTLNGDKPHVFKAYGYYTTDWEANIGAYFVYQSGDVWEKWDGSVYGYSSDTIRYAETAGSRRESSHWQVDLTYTQNFTVYDNYIVEFSAELFNVFDNQTGYDYDPYASSTTFGEARSLINPRSLQLSAKISF
- the pbp4b gene encoding penicillin binding protein PBP4B is translated as MNNRLFSFNSKNTKCSLVGQLFACVLLLTSCSSLPIKSLPSHNYSERIKFLVMHYTAIDYEKSVQALVEKGHVSSHYLIPQTNDETYTENELNIYQLVPESQRAWHAGKSYWQGRTELNDQSIGIEIVNVPQCRKLAQVADETTTYIRENSESKLCVFPDFDPKQVELIIKLSQDILKRNPDILPTQIVGHSDITPTRKNDPGPRFPWQQLYQAGIGAWYETDTVDKFWQIFEQEKANTGLIQAALKSYGYGVVETGELDAQTLDTLSAFQMHFVPWKVTGQPDSKTVATIFALLEKYFPEKATALLKRYKSELTATPEVLLTQKRGQVDQRFPEMERSTRALVNDRTTFKSYRGSGDIIIDNNDALSADIYINGQKINIRERMEIGERYQYSLKRRTVNGVNTLKVDNIFPEDASLNIIIPFPELEFNSKKQDKRFINVDKQINADIEHGFPGAALMVIKDGKVIKNTAYGYAQKYGDGGELLSSPLPMTTNTIFDIASNTKMFATNFALMKLVSEGRLDTNKSLSYYLPDYSGSGRETRRVKDLLTHSAGYGPQVRFFDENNKLGKAFYSQNSDKTKQLILTKVPFSMGRNTKHIYSDTDFMLLGMLIERITGKSLDQYCEFDIYQPLDLHNTLFNPLTKGKNKKQIAATEIHGTTRGGRVDFDNVRRYVLQGEVHDEKAFHSFSGVAGHAGVFSTTSDIAVLMQTLLNRGGYGSTQVFDQSVLDQFIKPADTDGSYGLGWRRNNNGALKWHFGPYASPSAYGHTGWTGTVTVIDPEHDLAIVLLTNARHSLVEGDETHYTFKGKAFETGKYGSIISLVYEAVLTGK
- a CDS encoding type II toxin-antitoxin system Phd/YefM family antitoxin, giving the protein MTTRILTKAAVSISELKAKPIKAPLSADGEAIAILNRNGPIFYCIPANTYEFMMDHMEDLELLAIAEQRKNEASIKVNLNKL
- a CDS encoding GCN5-related N-acetyltransferase, with the translated sequence MISGYRISYDLKDMDIIAINRFIANSYCAKGISLETMKKAMNNSLSFGVFNNL
- a CDS encoding M23 family metallopeptidase produces the protein MLKKTQQIYKYLFPRRQLLIRQDGEIKYISASARLQFSLVIALGVCLVWLAFSSLEYFTLNDKISLTKNKLGESRNSLNQLSLTYQEKQNALVLKLEQVEKQQKFLQNILDSMSLVLPEKNTSQTSPDIKSSEIINTELKIGSDKPIAKSSQQTDVVLDSIESVKIRLENIINYQVSSRVQLAQQISHRQQTLTNAVLSTGISPDMLLENMTRQAQGGPLGDLTLDTMSAENEGLLNRLVSLLNLEEALSNVPRAFPAKKYYISSRFGIRSDPMMTRPAMHKGIDMAGWPKTKIYSPANGIVRRAGRNGSYGIFIEIDHKNGFTTRYGHLHSTKVKKGQQVDKDDIIGLMGSTGRSTGTHLHYEVIFDKKQINPVKLIRALTDVL
- a CDS encoding bactofilin family protein translates to MFSKIMSPKVSKDTKVAKDTKVTKDIKVETNMKKTSSNAIPSIIGSDVTIVGNVSSQGVMQLEGKIEGDININHLTVGNDGWVEGSIVADEAIIKGKVVGTIKARKVVLEKSAKVHGDIQHEIISIEEGAVIEGSFNSTKKNVVEVSKLNVN
- a CDS encoding TIGR03643 family protein, giving the protein MKLSQESESRIIEMAWEDRTPFEAIELQFGLNESDVIRFMRSHLKLGSFKLWRSRVSGRATKHIKIRSADVSRGYCPTQYKHR
- a CDS encoding glycine cleavage system protein R, with protein sequence MNHIVISCIGADQTGIVDTLSNVIKEHQGNWQVSSLHHLSGFFAGVIEVAVSVDNTQALVTALNNIASLNCQIEIAHSVSEKVNANLTLELTANDRAGIVQEISSIIHLQGGNLIKLVSSQTSAAHTGQLIFNAKAHVAIKAKDVDTLVDALENIDDDLMVDIARA
- a CDS encoding PilZ domain-containing protein, translating into MDNRRQFTRVLFSIKAELNIENNSYPVSIHDISLKGALVTLVEPKQSLKEKLGTLTFFLSDGESKVTMHMIVVHEQESEIGLHCDAIDIDSITLLRRLIELNLGDSQQLDKELNQLSRV